The following are from one region of the Sandaracinus amylolyticus genome:
- a CDS encoding cysteine desulfurase family protein encodes MRIYLDHHAATPLSEGARRAMDEARERGWANPASVHAAGRASRALLEKGRDRIAAAIGATPAEIVLTSGGTEACNLAVRGLARPGSHVITTAIEHPAIATSVEAIAGSRVTRLAVTHGRAPSIDEVSRAITDDTSLVALQWVNHETGTVLPVAEIAALCRTRGVVCVIDATQALGKIAIDVRAIGATAMAFASHKIGGPAGAGALWIARDAPELASLILGGAQERGRRAGSPDVVSIAGFGGACASIDERLAAMPAIAARRDRIARALEELGASINAGEGARVATCVSASVPGWRGSALVAALDLEGLEVASGAACSSGLDRPSPVIAAMHEDEPWRASSALRISLGPETSDAMIERAIDTLRRVIPRA; translated from the coding sequence GTGCGCATCTACCTCGATCACCACGCCGCGACGCCGCTCTCCGAGGGCGCACGGCGCGCGATGGACGAAGCGCGCGAGCGTGGATGGGCGAACCCGGCGAGCGTGCACGCTGCGGGTCGGGCCTCGCGCGCGCTGCTCGAGAAGGGGCGCGACCGCATTGCTGCCGCGATCGGCGCGACGCCCGCGGAGATCGTGCTCACGTCGGGCGGCACCGAGGCGTGCAACCTCGCGGTGCGTGGGCTCGCGCGGCCGGGCTCGCACGTGATCACCACCGCGATCGAGCACCCCGCGATCGCGACGAGCGTCGAAGCGATCGCGGGATCGCGCGTGACGCGGCTCGCGGTGACCCACGGTCGCGCACCGAGCATCGACGAGGTCTCGCGCGCGATCACCGACGACACCTCGCTCGTCGCGCTGCAGTGGGTCAACCACGAGACCGGCACCGTGCTGCCGGTCGCGGAGATCGCCGCGCTGTGTCGGACGCGCGGTGTCGTGTGCGTGATCGATGCGACCCAGGCGCTCGGGAAGATCGCGATCGACGTGCGCGCGATCGGCGCGACTGCGATGGCGTTCGCGTCGCACAAGATCGGCGGGCCCGCGGGGGCGGGCGCGCTCTGGATCGCGCGCGATGCGCCGGAGCTCGCGTCGTTGATCCTCGGTGGCGCGCAGGAGCGCGGGCGTCGCGCGGGCTCGCCCGACGTGGTCTCGATCGCGGGCTTCGGTGGTGCGTGCGCGTCGATCGACGAGCGGCTCGCGGCGATGCCGGCGATCGCTGCGCGTCGTGATCGGATCGCGCGCGCGCTCGAGGAGCTCGGCGCGTCGATCAACGCAGGGGAGGGCGCTCGGGTCGCGACGTGCGTGAGCGCGAGCGTGCCCGGATGGCGCGGCAGCGCGCTGGTCGCGGCGCTCGATCTCGAAGGGCTCGAGGTCGCGAGCGGTGCGGCGTGCTCGTCGGGGCTCGATCGGCCGTCGCCGGTGATCGCAGCGATGCACGAGGACGAGCCGTGGCGCGCGAGCAGCGCGCTGCGCATCTCGCTCGGCCCCGAGACGAGCGACGCGATGATCGAGCGCGCGATCGACACGCTCCGCCGCGTGATCCCGCGCGCCTGA
- the mnmA gene encoding tRNA 2-thiouridine(34) synthase MnmA: MSGPERVLVAMSGGVDSSVAAALLREQGHTLVGVTLHLWDASGESKVGRCCAPEDRDDARRTCEALDIPHYVIDERDAFRSEVVDPFLDAYRSGTTPSPCVACNQHVKLGRLAQLADQLGCTKIATGHYARVELDPTGPVLLRGADASKDQSYFLYGVPSSILARLVLPLGAMTKDRTRDEGRRLGVPNWAKKDSQELCFVPDGDIGGFVEREAGAGATGRIVDETGAVLAAHEGVQRFTIGQRKGLGLAGPAPDGKPRYVLRIVRDTGDVIVGGEEGLRADVLTARHVAWIGDAPREGFEGEVQIRHRHAASPARIEPTADGFVARFASPQRAVAPGQAAVVYVGPRVVGGGTIV; encoded by the coding sequence GTGAGCGGTCCCGAGCGCGTGTTGGTCGCGATGAGCGGCGGTGTGGACTCGTCGGTGGCAGCAGCGCTGCTTCGCGAGCAGGGGCACACGCTCGTCGGCGTCACGCTGCACCTCTGGGATGCGAGCGGCGAGAGCAAGGTCGGACGCTGCTGCGCGCCCGAGGATCGCGACGACGCGCGGCGCACCTGCGAGGCGCTCGACATCCCGCACTACGTGATCGACGAGCGCGACGCGTTCCGCAGCGAGGTCGTCGATCCCTTCCTCGACGCGTATCGCAGCGGCACGACCCCGAGCCCCTGCGTCGCGTGCAACCAGCACGTGAAGCTCGGCCGCCTCGCGCAGCTCGCGGATCAGCTCGGATGCACGAAGATCGCGACCGGGCACTACGCGCGCGTCGAGCTCGATCCCACGGGCCCGGTGCTCCTGCGGGGCGCCGACGCGAGCAAGGATCAGAGCTACTTCCTCTACGGCGTACCGAGCTCGATCCTCGCGCGCCTCGTGCTCCCGCTCGGCGCGATGACGAAGGATCGCACGCGCGACGAGGGTCGTCGCCTCGGCGTGCCGAACTGGGCGAAGAAGGACTCGCAGGAGCTCTGCTTCGTGCCCGACGGCGACATCGGCGGGTTCGTCGAGCGCGAGGCGGGCGCGGGCGCGACGGGGCGGATCGTCGACGAGACCGGCGCGGTGCTCGCGGCCCACGAGGGCGTGCAGCGCTTCACGATCGGACAGCGCAAGGGGCTCGGCCTCGCGGGTCCCGCGCCCGACGGCAAGCCGCGCTACGTCCTGCGGATCGTGCGCGACACCGGCGACGTGATCGTCGGCGGCGAGGAGGGTCTGCGCGCGGACGTGCTGACCGCGCGTCACGTCGCGTGGATCGGCGATGCACCGCGCGAGGGGTTCGAGGGCGAGGTCCAGATCCGTCATCGCCACGCGGCGTCGCCCGCGCGCATCGAGCCGACCGCGGACGGGTTCGTGGCGCGCTTCGCCTCGCCCCAGCGCGCGGTCGCGCCCGGCCAGGCGGCCGTGGTGTACGTTGGACCGCGCGTGGTCGGTGGTGGCACGATCGTGTG
- a CDS encoding sensor histidine kinase: MARILHIEDDPKSRLLVRKILVAAGHEVVDAATGLEGIRLAGEVSPELVLVDINVPDLDGYEVTLRLRGIPRLAGVPIVAITAEGDRATSLAVGCDGFLEKPIDARRFPKQIEKFLRGHRERAEDNTGEIHLRQQSQRIVERLEKKIVELSQANTRLEEMMRLRREFLRNLSHELATPMTPVVGYLKLLLGEELGPLTPVQRKALTSVDAATSRLRSLIDTLLDVSSLETGRLHFYARDYDFAQVAARAIDESKPRFEDRRLTLRDGRSKEALLATGDPDKLRRAMAHLLDNAVKFTPPGGEVAIAVQRVAGPTPEDASYEFIVADNGPGVPPDRIAKILEPFYQVDGSVTRQHGGVGLGLAFARRVAEAMGGDVTVNSPPSPALTARGLTGTEVVLRVKVRPRIPASTHPME, encoded by the coding sequence GTGGCCCGAATCCTCCACATCGAGGACGACCCCAAGAGCCGCCTGCTGGTCCGCAAGATCCTCGTCGCCGCAGGGCACGAGGTGGTCGATGCGGCCACAGGGCTCGAGGGCATCCGCCTGGCGGGCGAGGTCAGCCCCGAGCTCGTGCTCGTCGACATCAACGTGCCCGATCTCGACGGCTACGAAGTGACGCTGCGACTGCGCGGGATTCCACGCCTCGCGGGCGTACCGATCGTCGCGATCACCGCGGAGGGCGATCGCGCGACGAGCCTCGCGGTCGGCTGCGACGGCTTCCTCGAGAAGCCCATCGACGCGCGGCGCTTCCCTAAGCAGATCGAGAAGTTCTTACGTGGGCACCGCGAGCGCGCCGAGGACAACACCGGCGAGATCCACCTGCGCCAGCAGTCGCAGCGCATCGTCGAGCGCCTCGAGAAGAAGATCGTCGAGCTCTCGCAGGCGAACACGCGCCTCGAGGAGATGATGCGGCTCCGCCGCGAGTTCCTGCGCAACCTCTCGCACGAGCTCGCGACGCCGATGACGCCGGTCGTCGGCTACCTGAAGCTGCTGCTCGGCGAAGAGCTCGGCCCGCTCACGCCGGTGCAGCGCAAGGCGCTCACGAGCGTCGACGCCGCGACCTCGCGCCTGCGCTCGCTGATCGACACGCTGCTCGACGTCAGCTCGCTCGAGACCGGGCGGCTCCACTTCTACGCGCGCGACTACGACTTCGCGCAGGTCGCGGCGCGCGCGATCGACGAGAGCAAGCCGCGCTTCGAGGATCGACGGCTCACGCTGCGCGACGGCCGCAGCAAGGAGGCGCTCCTCGCGACGGGCGATCCCGACAAGCTGCGCCGCGCGATGGCGCACCTGCTCGACAACGCGGTGAAGTTCACGCCGCCGGGCGGCGAGGTCGCGATCGCGGTGCAGCGCGTCGCGGGCCCGACGCCCGAGGACGCCTCGTACGAGTTCATCGTCGCCGACAACGGCCCGGGCGTGCCGCCCGATCGCATCGCGAAGATCCTCGAGCCGTTCTACCAGGTCGACGGATCGGTCACGCGACAGCACGGCGGGGTGGGGCTCGGGCTCGCGTTCGCGCGTCGTGTCGCGGAGGCGATGGGCGGCGACGTGACGGTGAACAGCCCGCCGAGCCCGGCGCTCACGGCGCGCGGCCTCACCGGCACCGAGGTCGTCCTGCGGGTGAAGGTCCGCCCCCGGATCCCGGCGAGCACGCATCCGATGGAGTAG